The following are encoded in a window of Hyalangium minutum genomic DNA:
- a CDS encoding AAA family ATPase, with protein sequence MNAVQTLTQKSLAEYLLHVAVIRPVFIWGPPGIGKSSIVQQFAKQVGLPCVSLLGSQLAPEDLIGVPQIVDGKSRFCPPTMIARSEPYCLFLDELNACSHEVQKAFYSLIHERRIGEYELPPGSIVIGAGNRAQDSAIVKPMSSALINRMIHVQLQASHQDWLEWAHQAELHPMVLDYIRLRPDHLWSNPPKHEEPFSTPRSWHMLSDALKEYGGDVPDATLEVLAYGCLSPVHAGQFKAFVKQARSKYRLNAILRGEMGWPHAPEDRDVLYFLSQSLRAQLIKELPRTREALAEHHRELAHRAKALIKNLAAISFEMAQMVVARQDGEGLPDWLLLEIVRDLPRLVERKDGA encoded by the coding sequence GTGAACGCTGTCCAGACGCTGACCCAGAAGTCGCTGGCCGAGTATCTCCTCCACGTCGCAGTCATCCGGCCGGTGTTCATCTGGGGGCCACCGGGCATCGGCAAGTCCTCCATCGTCCAGCAGTTCGCCAAGCAGGTGGGGCTGCCGTGCGTGTCGTTGCTGGGCAGCCAGCTCGCGCCCGAGGACCTCATCGGTGTGCCGCAGATCGTCGACGGCAAGAGCCGCTTCTGCCCGCCCACGATGATTGCCCGCAGTGAGCCCTACTGCCTCTTCCTGGACGAGCTGAACGCCTGCTCGCACGAGGTGCAGAAGGCCTTCTACAGCCTCATCCACGAGCGGCGCATCGGCGAGTACGAGCTGCCCCCGGGCTCCATCGTCATCGGCGCGGGCAACCGGGCGCAGGACAGCGCGATCGTCAAGCCCATGTCCTCGGCGCTCATCAACCGGATGATCCACGTGCAGCTCCAGGCCTCGCACCAAGACTGGCTGGAGTGGGCGCATCAGGCCGAACTCCACCCGATGGTGCTCGACTACATCCGCCTGCGGCCAGACCACCTCTGGAGCAATCCTCCCAAGCACGAGGAGCCGTTCTCCACGCCGCGCTCGTGGCACATGCTCAGCGACGCCCTCAAGGAGTATGGCGGGGACGTGCCGGACGCCACGCTGGAGGTGCTGGCTTACGGGTGCCTCTCGCCCGTGCACGCGGGGCAGTTCAAGGCGTTCGTGAAGCAGGCGCGCAGCAAGTATCGGCTCAACGCCATCCTCCGGGGCGAGATGGGCTGGCCCCACGCGCCCGAGGATCGGGATGTCCTCTACTTCCTCTCGCAGTCGCTGCGGGCCCAGCTCATCAAGGAGCTGCCGCGTACGCGCGAGGCGCTCGCTGAGCACCACCGCGAGCTGGCGCACCGGGCCAAGGCGCTGATCAAGAACCTGGCGGCCATCAGCTTCGAGATGGCGCAGATGGTGGTGGCACGGCAGGACGGCGAGGGGCTGCCGGATTGGCTGCTGCTGGAGATCGTGCGCGATCTGCCTCGGCTGGTGGAGCGCAAGGATGGCGCGTAA
- a CDS encoding reverse transcriptase family protein, whose product MGMDLVGLLLELKPLMADPEANFKRITALLEQHQNLAEYEVARFYVSRQWLAPVGRMLRSVDPRERHQGTQQIPLLFARATASAQLRRLVKDPDKQVAGAARAAVHKLGLADVAPPDRRFKPPRHPTPQSRGGWNPTGWNFGLPMRWGGRPKKQPPLKGKLPKLSTRKDVAELVGVQEEELAALMRPGTEAGSGYVEFEVPKRSGGVRRISAPRAKLKEVQRAILEKILEQMPTHDAAHGFVKGRSTVSNAEPHTGATVVVRVDLEDFFPTVHYRRVKGLFQAHGYGDEVARTLAGLSTHRPKLPDGTVVWPGALPQGAPTSPAIANLVCRRMDARLTALAKKAGATYTRYADDLSFSFEKPPEKLGRFLWWVNAILQQEGFLENAPKRRVMRKNSRQRVTGLTVNEQVSIPREERRRFKAILNNCRKHGVESQSRGRKDFSGWLRGYAAYVKMVHPELGERWQREVKELLGE is encoded by the coding sequence ATGGGAATGGACCTGGTGGGCCTCCTCCTCGAGCTGAAGCCCCTGATGGCGGACCCTGAAGCGAACTTCAAGCGCATCACCGCGCTGCTGGAGCAGCACCAGAATCTGGCCGAGTACGAGGTGGCGCGCTTCTACGTGAGCCGCCAGTGGCTGGCGCCGGTGGGGCGCATGCTGCGCAGCGTGGACCCGCGCGAGCGGCACCAGGGCACGCAGCAGATCCCGCTGCTCTTCGCGCGGGCAACGGCCTCGGCGCAGCTGCGCCGGTTGGTGAAGGACCCTGACAAGCAGGTGGCGGGAGCGGCGCGGGCCGCGGTGCACAAGCTGGGGCTGGCGGATGTGGCGCCGCCGGACCGTCGCTTCAAGCCGCCGCGCCACCCGACGCCCCAGTCCCGCGGCGGCTGGAACCCCACGGGCTGGAACTTCGGTCTCCCCATGCGCTGGGGAGGGCGCCCCAAGAAGCAGCCTCCCTTGAAGGGCAAGCTGCCCAAGCTGTCCACCCGGAAGGATGTGGCGGAGCTGGTGGGCGTGCAAGAGGAGGAGCTCGCCGCGCTGATGCGGCCGGGCACGGAGGCGGGCTCGGGGTACGTGGAGTTCGAGGTGCCCAAGCGCTCGGGCGGGGTGCGCCGCATCTCGGCGCCTCGGGCGAAGCTCAAGGAGGTGCAGCGCGCCATCCTCGAGAAGATCCTGGAGCAGATGCCCACGCACGACGCCGCGCACGGCTTCGTGAAGGGGCGCTCCACGGTGAGCAACGCCGAGCCGCACACGGGCGCCACGGTGGTGGTGCGCGTGGATCTGGAGGACTTCTTCCCCACGGTGCACTACCGGCGCGTGAAGGGTCTGTTCCAGGCGCACGGCTACGGTGACGAGGTGGCCCGCACGCTGGCGGGGCTCTCCACGCACCGGCCGAAGCTGCCGGATGGGACAGTGGTGTGGCCGGGAGCACTGCCGCAGGGAGCGCCCACGTCTCCGGCGATCGCAAACCTGGTGTGCCGGCGCATGGACGCTCGGCTCACGGCGTTGGCGAAGAAGGCGGGTGCCACTTACACGCGCTACGCGGATGACCTGTCCTTCTCCTTCGAGAAGCCGCCCGAGAAGCTGGGGCGCTTCCTGTGGTGGGTGAACGCCATCCTCCAGCAGGAGGGCTTCCTGGAGAACGCGCCGAAGCGGCGGGTGATGCGCAAGAACTCGCGCCAGAGGGTGACGGGCCTGACGGTGAACGAGCAGGTGTCCATTCCTCGCGAGGAGCGCCGCCGGTTCAAGGCGATCCTGAACAACTGCCGCAAGCACGGCGTGGAGTCCCAGTCGCGGGGCCGCAAGGACTTCTCGGGCTGGCTGCGAGGCTACGCAGCGTACGTGAAGATGGTGCACCCGGAGCTGGGCGAGCGCTGGCAGCGCGAGGTGAAGGAGCTGCTGGGCGAATGA
- a CDS encoding HEAT repeat domain-containing protein, which yields MTPLNPAAVRLFDESAEVRREAVDAVDATTLTGRYALRQALLGDEDAEVRASAARRLGEARDRLFARALIEALRDPLPMVRDRVWRALARMGTRELLPQAEQAVREEPVWWVRRAAVRAAASVAGTGALELLIQTLEDPFWRVRSAAVQALLWLGETHAEVRQRVRAVGDAAGPGSVRAAAAYLEGAWTSSAPSPQEGSFAGPLPVPAEAGLDDQDPAVVTARLERLSASEVPLIKLVEWLGDPHEPLRSLARRRLIELRDPEAVRLVMRWLDEPRVPHSADEVRSLLQRIDLDELALASRILGEPPRPGAVAWAARIAVRRDHPELIQQVQALARHAEPAVRRAALSGLVHDPASREVVLAALSDPDASVRDEVIAAWEQRPPAPSAILAFARALVAFAPQACTPHERRAVAGAAGCVGDEALLARLSTDADVSVRAVALGERSEQGTLTEEERRDALSHEDPWIRTAVLDVTSAREACESDPDLSVRRSALALLASHRVSLSPNELRSVGLASARSPDPWMRARGAELLHAEGAREELEALLRLSLDSSPMVRAAAAAVLEACETLDALLAGLLRGPMRTREPDLRASAYTWLLRRADSTAFQHLAAALRDTSEPQRVVAHLEAMTLIFPDEVFSSAPDLEQRRPTRPRRDKTPTKRTPPESPSRPSLRLLGNTGLRVSPLVLSGANGLSAASLAEAHEAGVNTFFWETEYLQLTRFLRSLRSQREGLVLVAGSYHSGPAALRRDVESALRQLRTSWLDVFLLFWVRSPERLNDEDFEALEKLRAEGKLRAFGFSTHLRDVATEAIRSRPWPVVMTRHSAAYRGAESSFFPEALARGTGVLTFTATCYGRLLQPAPGVPADAVLPTAVDCYRYSLSQPGVSACLSAPRSHRELAQNLEVLARPTMVPEALGAMQAHGARVRARAQQFNALIRQAPGGTRDTFLALLDEEGEPPPTR from the coding sequence ATGACGCCTTTGAACCCGGCCGCAGTGCGGCTGTTCGATGAGTCCGCTGAGGTGCGCCGCGAGGCTGTGGACGCCGTGGATGCCACGACGCTCACGGGCCGCTACGCGCTCAGGCAGGCCCTGTTGGGGGATGAGGACGCCGAGGTCCGGGCCTCCGCCGCACGGCGGCTCGGCGAGGCGCGGGATCGCCTCTTTGCCCGCGCGCTCATTGAGGCGCTGCGCGACCCTCTTCCCATGGTTCGCGATCGCGTGTGGCGCGCCCTGGCCCGAATGGGGACGCGGGAACTGCTTCCTCAGGCGGAACAGGCCGTCCGTGAGGAGCCGGTCTGGTGGGTGCGGCGGGCCGCCGTCAGAGCTGCTGCCTCCGTCGCAGGCACCGGCGCGCTCGAATTGCTCATCCAAACTTTAGAGGATCCCTTCTGGCGGGTGCGAAGCGCGGCCGTGCAGGCGCTGCTCTGGCTGGGAGAGACCCACGCGGAGGTCCGCCAACGTGTGCGCGCCGTAGGTGATGCAGCAGGGCCCGGTTCAGTCCGGGCGGCCGCCGCGTATCTCGAAGGCGCTTGGACTTCTTCCGCTCCGTCACCTCAGGAGGGCAGCTTCGCGGGGCCTCTCCCGGTACCTGCCGAGGCGGGACTGGACGACCAGGATCCCGCCGTGGTCACAGCCCGGCTTGAGCGGCTCTCTGCCTCAGAGGTGCCGCTCATCAAGCTGGTGGAGTGGTTGGGAGATCCGCACGAGCCGCTCCGTTCCCTCGCGCGGCGGCGTCTGATCGAACTCCGGGATCCCGAGGCTGTCAGGCTCGTGATGCGCTGGCTGGATGAGCCGCGCGTTCCTCACTCCGCCGATGAGGTTCGCTCTCTGCTTCAGCGGATCGACCTGGATGAACTCGCCCTGGCCTCGCGTATCCTCGGTGAACCTCCAAGGCCGGGCGCGGTCGCTTGGGCCGCCCGCATCGCGGTGCGCAGGGATCACCCCGAGCTCATCCAGCAGGTCCAAGCCCTGGCCCGGCATGCGGAGCCCGCCGTCCGGCGCGCAGCTCTCTCCGGTCTCGTACACGATCCCGCAAGCCGCGAAGTGGTGCTCGCTGCGCTCAGTGACCCGGACGCGTCCGTGCGTGACGAGGTCATCGCTGCCTGGGAGCAGCGGCCTCCTGCGCCCTCGGCCATTCTGGCCTTCGCGCGGGCCCTCGTGGCCTTCGCTCCCCAGGCCTGTACTCCGCACGAGCGCCGCGCCGTTGCGGGGGCCGCCGGGTGCGTCGGCGACGAGGCCTTGCTCGCGCGCCTCTCGACCGATGCCGATGTGTCGGTTCGTGCAGTGGCCCTCGGGGAGCGTTCGGAGCAGGGAACCCTCACGGAGGAGGAACGCCGCGACGCCCTCTCGCACGAGGACCCCTGGATCCGCACGGCTGTGCTGGACGTGACCTCGGCGCGAGAGGCATGTGAGTCCGATCCGGACCTCTCGGTACGGCGATCGGCACTCGCGCTCCTGGCCTCCCACCGCGTGAGCCTCTCACCGAATGAACTGCGCAGCGTGGGCCTTGCCAGCGCGCGCTCCCCCGATCCGTGGATGCGCGCCCGTGGCGCAGAGTTGCTTCACGCAGAGGGCGCACGGGAAGAACTGGAGGCGCTCCTTCGCCTGTCGCTCGATTCCTCTCCGATGGTTCGAGCCGCTGCCGCAGCCGTGCTCGAGGCGTGCGAGACACTCGACGCGCTCTTGGCCGGCCTGCTGCGAGGCCCCATGCGTACGCGGGAGCCCGATCTTCGCGCCTCCGCCTACACTTGGCTGTTGCGCCGTGCGGACTCCACCGCCTTCCAGCACCTGGCCGCCGCGCTACGAGACACCTCGGAGCCACAGCGGGTGGTCGCCCACCTCGAGGCGATGACCCTCATCTTCCCGGACGAGGTCTTCTCCTCAGCCCCTGACCTGGAGCAGCGCCGGCCCACACGGCCTCGCCGGGACAAGACCCCCACGAAGCGCACGCCTCCCGAGAGCCCCTCTCGGCCCTCCTTGCGCCTCCTCGGGAACACGGGGCTGCGCGTCTCCCCGCTGGTGCTCTCGGGCGCCAACGGCCTGTCCGCCGCCTCGCTGGCCGAGGCCCATGAGGCCGGTGTGAACACCTTCTTCTGGGAGACAGAGTACCTCCAGCTCACCCGTTTCCTGCGCTCTCTCCGGAGCCAGCGGGAGGGACTCGTGCTGGTCGCGGGCTCGTACCACTCGGGCCCTGCGGCGCTCCGCCGGGACGTGGAGTCCGCGCTGCGCCAGCTGCGCACGAGCTGGCTGGACGTCTTTCTCCTCTTCTGGGTGCGCTCGCCTGAGCGCCTCAATGACGAGGACTTCGAGGCCCTGGAGAAGCTCCGCGCCGAGGGCAAGCTCCGCGCCTTCGGCTTCTCCACCCACCTGCGAGACGTGGCCACGGAAGCGATCCGGAGCCGCCCCTGGCCCGTGGTGATGACGCGCCACAGCGCCGCATACCGAGGCGCGGAGTCCTCCTTCTTCCCCGAGGCGCTCGCGCGGGGAACTGGAGTCCTCACCTTCACGGCCACCTGCTATGGCCGGTTGCTCCAGCCCGCGCCCGGGGTGCCCGCGGACGCCGTGCTCCCCACGGCGGTGGACTGCTACCGCTACAGCCTCTCGCAGCCCGGCGTGAGCGCCTGCCTCTCCGCACCCCGCAGCCACCGCGAGCTGGCGCAGAACCTGGAGGTGCTCGCCCGGCCCACCATGGTCCCCGAGGCTCTCGGTGCCATGCAGGCCCACGGAGCGCGGGTCCGCGCGCGGGCCCAGCAGTTCAACGCCCTCATCCGCCAGGCACCCGGGGGGACGCGAGACACCTTCCTGGCACTCCTCGATGAGGAGGGCGAGCCTCCCCCGACCCGGTGA
- a CDS encoding ribonuclease E inhibitor RraB — protein sequence MTGSRKKAKFGDIAEVRTPRGLAYVQYTSKHPRYSDTIRVLPGLFKIRPSNDELAALATQEGYFVFYLVSLAVKHGLVEIIGHYPIPVGLDAPAKLLRVGFIAPGGKVMTWVLLEGAKETLIKRELSPEEKRLSRASMWNHEYLVQRLAEQWRPEHEHEPRPPAPVTSTPPEPSGQAEAPPTASSATTPLRMSHYLYFPLTKDGKAVAAELRRRGFEIESRKGADGVNWLVLVHHTLSSSEDEAALTVRDELERLAQQHSGEYDGSETALPE from the coding sequence ATGACCGGCTCGCGCAAAAAAGCGAAGTTCGGAGACATCGCCGAAGTTCGCACGCCTCGAGGGCTCGCCTATGTGCAGTACACCTCCAAGCATCCGAGATACAGCGATACCATCCGTGTGCTTCCTGGGCTTTTCAAGATACGCCCTTCTAACGACGAACTCGCTGCGCTCGCAACCCAAGAAGGGTACTTCGTCTTCTATCTTGTGAGCCTCGCCGTCAAACATGGGCTTGTGGAGATCATCGGTCATTACCCGATCCCCGTAGGGCTCGATGCTCCAGCCAAGCTGCTGAGAGTCGGCTTCATCGCGCCCGGGGGAAAAGTCATGACCTGGGTTCTTCTCGAAGGCGCTAAGGAGACTCTCATCAAGAGAGAGCTCTCTCCCGAGGAGAAACGCCTCTCTCGCGCTTCTATGTGGAACCACGAGTATCTGGTGCAGCGCCTGGCAGAGCAGTGGCGGCCTGAACATGAGCATGAGCCACGCCCGCCCGCTCCCGTGACCAGCACGCCGCCGGAACCTTCGGGACAAGCGGAAGCGCCCCCCACCGCGTCCTCCGCCACCACTCCGCTGCGCATGAGCCACTACCTCTACTTCCCTCTCACCAAGGACGGTAAAGCCGTCGCTGCAGAACTGCGTCGCCGTGGCTTCGAAATCGAGAGCCGCAAAGGCGCCGATGGTGTGAACTGGCTCGTCCTCGTCCACCACACCCTCTCCTCCTCCGAGGATGAGGCCGCGCTCACCGTCCGCGACGAACTGGAGCGCCTCGCCCAGCAACACTCCGGCGAGTATGACGGCTCGGAGACCGCGCTCCCGGAGTGA
- a CDS encoding C45 family autoproteolytic acyltransferase/hydolase — MTTRKLQIVECQGTARQIGQQWGEGCRGSFRASVEALFRGLAEGPFQASRAAVVGTAMKLEANVRAFDPEALELIRGQAEGAAIPYEEAFALQCMLEVAINYQQIGGMCTSFAVTGPATADGQTLVGQNVDWNPEATVDLIRVRYPDGRSLLSLCLGCAPYYHLSSEGFANCSNLTIVAPQPCQSLVPLGVYLPRAMRQPGLRAAMEVLAGVARGFGAYLLGDAAGRVLGLESTYDDRAVLEPERGVLVHANHYQAERLQALDVTHHFVPCTHGRAQKLRELIDADYGRLTPERLMGFLADHGNPGGRLCRHDEPVAPGAMPMATKAAVVMAPARRTMWVAAGPACREAFVEYRV; from the coding sequence ATGACGACGCGCAAGCTGCAGATCGTGGAGTGCCAGGGAACCGCCCGGCAGATCGGCCAACAGTGGGGAGAGGGGTGCCGGGGGAGCTTCCGGGCCTCGGTAGAGGCGCTCTTCCGGGGGCTGGCCGAGGGGCCCTTCCAGGCCTCGCGGGCGGCGGTGGTAGGGACGGCGATGAAGCTGGAGGCCAACGTTCGGGCCTTCGATCCGGAGGCGCTGGAGCTCATCCGAGGCCAGGCGGAAGGGGCAGCCATCCCATACGAGGAGGCCTTCGCGCTCCAGTGCATGCTCGAGGTGGCCATCAACTACCAGCAGATCGGCGGTATGTGCACCTCGTTCGCGGTGACGGGCCCGGCCACGGCGGATGGGCAGACGCTGGTGGGCCAGAACGTGGACTGGAACCCGGAGGCCACGGTGGATCTGATCCGGGTGCGCTATCCGGATGGGCGCTCGCTGCTGTCGCTGTGCCTGGGGTGCGCGCCGTACTACCACCTGAGCAGTGAGGGGTTCGCCAATTGCTCCAACCTGACGATCGTCGCGCCGCAGCCGTGCCAGTCGCTCGTGCCGCTGGGGGTCTACTTGCCTCGGGCGATGCGGCAGCCGGGCCTGCGCGCGGCCATGGAGGTGTTGGCGGGAGTGGCGCGGGGCTTCGGGGCGTATCTGCTGGGGGATGCCGCGGGGCGGGTGCTGGGACTGGAGAGCACGTATGACGACCGGGCGGTGTTGGAGCCCGAGCGGGGAGTGCTCGTGCACGCGAATCACTACCAGGCGGAGCGGCTTCAGGCGTTGGATGTGACGCACCACTTCGTGCCGTGCACTCATGGCCGCGCACAGAAGCTGCGCGAGCTCATCGACGCGGACTACGGGCGGTTGACGCCGGAGCGGCTGATGGGGTTCCTGGCCGACCACGGCAATCCGGGTGGGCGGCTGTGCCGCCATGACGAGCCCGTGGCGCCTGGGGCGATGCCCATGGCGACGAAGGCGGCGGTGGTGATGGCGCCCGCGCGGAGGACGATGTGGGTGGCTGCGGGGCCCGCGTGCCGGGAGGCCTTCGTGGAGTACCGGGTGTGA
- a CDS encoding helix-turn-helix domain-containing protein — translation MPATTKPDARIQWGRPPAPWKDRVEFLLWQPAESAQARVHEVAPDANGDLLVELSETGFRAWVYGPVTRLTRISTQARCTYAVVHFHPGAMPRLVDAHPAELVDRAVELWEVGGVPVEALGEQLSRAGSMEQRWVRLGAALARAKWPPLDTFDRAWRHLAARGETPGVAELSEALHLSERTLERAFQERLGLSPRTFRRIQRLQRVLAGLGSGQAGSLAELAAESGYADHAHLTREFRALMGRAPSEFRAGR, via the coding sequence ATGCCGGCCACGACAAAACCCGATGCCCGTATCCAGTGGGGGCGGCCTCCCGCGCCTTGGAAGGATCGCGTCGAGTTCCTGCTCTGGCAGCCTGCCGAGTCCGCGCAGGCCCGGGTGCATGAGGTGGCCCCGGACGCCAATGGAGATCTGCTCGTCGAGCTGTCGGAGACGGGGTTCCGGGCGTGGGTGTACGGGCCAGTGACGCGGCTGACGAGGATCTCCACGCAGGCGCGGTGCACCTATGCGGTCGTCCACTTTCACCCGGGGGCCATGCCGCGGCTGGTGGACGCGCACCCGGCGGAATTGGTGGATCGCGCCGTGGAGCTGTGGGAGGTGGGAGGCGTGCCGGTGGAGGCCTTGGGCGAGCAATTGTCTCGCGCCGGTTCGATGGAGCAGCGCTGGGTGCGGCTGGGGGCGGCGCTGGCGCGAGCGAAGTGGCCGCCCCTGGATACGTTTGATCGGGCTTGGCGCCATCTCGCTGCGCGCGGTGAGACGCCAGGAGTGGCCGAGCTGTCAGAGGCGCTCCACCTCAGCGAGCGCACCCTGGAGCGTGCTTTTCAGGAACGGCTGGGGCTGTCTCCGAGGACGTTCCGGAGGATCCAGCGCCTGCAGAGGGTCCTGGCGGGACTGGGCTCGGGGCAGGCAGGCTCGCTGGCCGAGTTGGCGGCCGAGAGTGGCTATGCGGATCATGCCCACCTGACGCGGGAGTTCCGGGCGCTCATGGGCCGTGCGCCGAGCGAGTTCCGCGCGGGGCGCTGA
- a CDS encoding bifunctional metallophosphatase/5'-nucleotidase produces the protein MPARPLARRVLAVALLGALATPACRTMREAREDVEITLLSMADYHSHAVPLYSEGQHDQAGIARVVAYLQEARKRPNTLVVSGGDTMNLGTPTWSDEYHCIEWAWLNGLVDVMAVGNHDLDYGADEFLRCMGTANYPVISSNLVGSDGTPLLKPSGKPYVVREVQGVRIGFFALGGPDFPALVRADRMPAGSSWKDPLAAAQDTVKTLREVEKVNAVVFIGHEHRQDDEAMARAVTGIDLIFGSHSHQKNELVQLPDSSTWFISPYQYGAYLGEVRLRFREGSLQQVSGELVKLDETRPQAPATKAQVDELQRQLVAKRPERFRVLGQAQVELSDANLNSGECVLGNWATEVLRKAARAHIFFSTASSFRAGIPPGDITVETFYTAIPYKNEVVTADVTGEQLRAWVELSVAKRGSDAFSQQTGVRYRVVDGKPTDLQVLQDPARPERGYTALVPSATYRLSTSNFQALVAAGYKELFATFSHPVRTGMDAHALLIQALQAAPITATLDGRTGGG, from the coding sequence ATGCCTGCTCGCCCGCTTGCTCGACGTGTCCTGGCCGTCGCCCTGCTCGGAGCCCTCGCCACCCCCGCGTGCCGGACGATGAGGGAGGCCAGGGAGGACGTGGAGATCACTCTCCTGTCCATGGCCGACTACCACTCGCACGCCGTGCCCTTGTATTCCGAGGGCCAGCATGACCAAGCCGGCATCGCCCGCGTGGTGGCCTACCTCCAGGAGGCTCGGAAGCGCCCCAACACGCTCGTGGTGTCCGGCGGGGACACGATGAACCTGGGCACCCCCACCTGGAGCGACGAGTACCACTGCATCGAGTGGGCTTGGCTCAATGGGCTGGTGGACGTCATGGCCGTGGGCAACCACGATCTCGACTATGGCGCGGACGAGTTCCTCCGCTGCATGGGCACCGCGAACTACCCCGTCATCAGCTCCAACCTCGTGGGGAGCGATGGCACCCCACTGCTGAAGCCCAGCGGCAAGCCCTACGTCGTCCGCGAGGTGCAGGGCGTGCGCATCGGCTTCTTCGCCCTCGGTGGCCCGGACTTCCCCGCGCTCGTGCGCGCCGATCGCATGCCCGCAGGCTCCTCCTGGAAGGATCCTCTCGCCGCAGCCCAGGACACCGTGAAGACCCTGCGCGAGGTGGAGAAGGTCAATGCCGTGGTCTTCATCGGCCACGAGCACCGCCAGGACGACGAGGCCATGGCCAGGGCTGTCACTGGGATCGATCTGATCTTCGGCTCGCACTCGCACCAGAAGAACGAGCTGGTCCAGTTGCCGGACAGCTCCACCTGGTTCATCTCTCCGTACCAGTACGGCGCCTACCTGGGAGAGGTGCGGCTGCGCTTCCGCGAGGGCTCGTTGCAGCAAGTGTCAGGCGAGCTCGTGAAGCTGGATGAGACGCGCCCACAGGCCCCCGCTACGAAGGCCCAGGTGGATGAGCTGCAGCGCCAGCTCGTCGCCAAGCGGCCGGAGCGCTTCAGGGTACTCGGCCAGGCGCAGGTGGAGCTGAGCGACGCGAACCTCAACTCTGGCGAGTGCGTACTCGGCAACTGGGCCACCGAGGTGCTCCGCAAGGCAGCCCGTGCGCACATCTTCTTCTCCACCGCCTCCAGCTTCCGCGCGGGCATTCCTCCGGGCGACATCACCGTGGAGACCTTCTACACGGCCATCCCCTACAAGAACGAAGTCGTCACCGCGGACGTCACCGGGGAGCAACTCCGCGCTTGGGTGGAGCTGAGCGTGGCCAAGCGGGGCTCGGACGCGTTCAGCCAGCAGACGGGCGTGCGCTACCGCGTGGTGGACGGCAAGCCCACGGACCTCCAAGTGCTCCAGGATCCCGCCCGCCCCGAGCGGGGCTACACGGCGCTGGTGCCGAGCGCCACCTACCGGCTGAGCACCAGCAACTTCCAGGCGCTCGTGGCCGCGGGATACAAGGAGCTGTTCGCCACCTTCTCCCATCCGGTGCGCACGGGGATGGATGCGCACGCGCTGCTCATCCAGGCCCTCCAGGCCGCTCCCATCACCGCCACCCTGGATGGCCGCACCGGCGGAGGCTGA
- a CDS encoding fatty acid desaturase family protein, with product MPVVALSMYANPGLIPWLSPLACYLALSAGVIAHNHNHCPTFTNRKLNNAFGMWLSIFYGYPTFAWIPTHNLNHHKFVNKAGDATITWRYTNKHNLWVALTYFFVSSYFQSDPIKAFIRKARTNNPTLFRQIVTQYVVWAGTHVLLLALAMVLHGVWAGARVWLFAFAIPAVFALWTIMFFNYIQHVHTDPWSEHNHSRSWTGKAINFFLFNNALHAAHHEMPGAHWSTLREAHARIEPEIHPELKPRYFFPWCFANYVLAPVLPRFGTQQVGRPPFSPPSGEKAEVAFGDELDAVESGVNAARV from the coding sequence ATGCCCGTGGTGGCGTTGTCCATGTACGCCAACCCAGGCCTCATCCCGTGGCTGTCCCCCCTGGCGTGCTACCTGGCGCTGTCGGCGGGAGTCATCGCCCACAACCACAACCACTGCCCCACCTTCACGAACCGGAAGCTGAACAACGCGTTCGGCATGTGGTTGTCCATCTTCTACGGGTACCCGACCTTCGCGTGGATCCCCACCCACAACCTGAACCACCACAAGTTCGTCAACAAGGCGGGGGACGCCACCATCACCTGGCGGTACACCAACAAGCACAACCTCTGGGTGGCCCTCACCTACTTCTTCGTCTCGTCCTACTTCCAGAGCGATCCGATCAAGGCCTTCATCCGCAAGGCGCGCACCAACAACCCCACCCTGTTCCGGCAGATCGTCACCCAGTACGTGGTGTGGGCCGGCACGCACGTGCTCCTGCTGGCGCTGGCCATGGTGCTACACGGGGTGTGGGCGGGCGCGCGGGTGTGGCTGTTCGCCTTCGCCATTCCGGCCGTGTTCGCGCTGTGGACGATCATGTTCTTCAACTACATCCAGCACGTGCACACGGATCCGTGGAGCGAGCACAACCACAGCCGCAGCTGGACGGGGAAGGCCATCAACTTCTTCCTCTTCAACAACGCGCTCCACGCCGCGCACCATGAGATGCCCGGCGCCCACTGGAGCACGCTGCGCGAGGCCCACGCCCGCATCGAGCCGGAGATCCACCCCGAGCTCAAGCCGCGCTACTTCTTCCCGTGGTGCTTCGCCAACTACGTGCTGGCGCCCGTCCTCCCCCGTTTCGGCACACAGCAGGTCGGCCGCCCCCCCTTCTCCCCGCCCAGCGGAGAGAAGGCGGAGGTGGCCTTCGGCGACGAGCTGGATGCCGTGGAGTCCGGCGTCAACGCCGCGCGCGTGTAG